Proteins encoded in a region of the Rhizobium sp. CC-YZS058 genome:
- a CDS encoding DUF952 domain-containing protein, with the protein MSGIVYKILPAPMWAAAREAGLFTGAPVDEADGFIHFSTADQVQETARRHFAGQDDLMLLAIDGDALGEALVYEPSRGGALFPHLYGPMPVSAVLSAHPLPRAPDGTHRFPEPLA; encoded by the coding sequence ATGAGCGGCATTGTTTACAAGATTCTCCCCGCGCCGATGTGGGCGGCGGCGCGTGAGGCCGGCCTGTTCACGGGCGCACCGGTGGACGAGGCCGACGGCTTCATCCATTTTTCCACCGCCGACCAGGTGCAGGAGACCGCGCGGCGTCACTTCGCCGGACAGGACGACCTGATGCTGCTCGCCATCGACGGCGATGCGCTGGGCGAGGCGCTGGTTTATGAGCCCTCTCGCGGGGGCGCGCTGTTTCCGCATCTTTACGGGCCGATGCCGGTTTCCGCCGTGCTGAGCGCGCATCCCCTGCCGCGCGCACCCGATGGCACGCATCGTTTTCCCGAGCCGCTCGCATGA
- a CDS encoding quinone-dependent dihydroorotate dehydrogenase, with product MRIRIDEIARKALFLTDPEQAHGLSIKALKTGLVPGAPAPADPRLRQTIAGLAFPNPIGLAAGYDKNAEVPEALLKLGFGFTEVGTLTPKPQAGNPKPRIFRLVADEAVINRLGFNNEGHAPALERLKACTRGGLIGVNIGANKDSADRIDDYVQGIRTFAGVASYFTVNISSPNTPGLRDLQARESLGALLSAVLAARDGEVGAGARKVPVFLKIAPDLSEEGMDDIAAEALAHPLDGLIVSNTTLSRDGLRDVRQAGEAGGLSGKPLFAASTIVLAKMRRRLGPGLPIIGVGGVHNLETAVAKIEAGADLVQLYSGMVYQGPSLPGRIVRGLSKLCDARGLTSIRELRNSQTDHWAAKA from the coding sequence ATGAGGATCCGGATCGACGAGATTGCCCGCAAGGCCCTGTTCCTGACCGATCCGGAACAGGCCCATGGCCTGTCGATCAAGGCGCTGAAGACCGGGCTGGTGCCCGGCGCGCCGGCGCCGGCCGATCCGCGCCTGCGCCAGACCATCGCCGGCCTCGCCTTCCCGAACCCGATCGGCCTTGCCGCCGGCTACGACAAGAATGCCGAAGTGCCGGAAGCCCTGCTGAAGCTCGGTTTCGGCTTTACCGAAGTCGGCACGCTGACGCCGAAGCCGCAGGCCGGCAATCCGAAGCCGCGCATCTTCCGCCTCGTTGCCGACGAGGCGGTGATCAACCGGCTGGGTTTCAACAATGAGGGTCATGCCCCGGCGCTGGAGCGGCTGAAGGCCTGCACGCGCGGCGGGCTGATCGGCGTCAATATCGGCGCCAACAAGGATTCGGCCGACCGGATCGACGATTACGTGCAGGGGATCCGCACCTTTGCCGGTGTCGCCAGCTATTTCACGGTCAACATCTCCTCGCCCAACACGCCCGGCTTGCGCGACCTGCAGGCCCGCGAGAGCCTGGGCGCCCTGCTCTCGGCCGTTCTCGCCGCGCGCGATGGGGAGGTGGGTGCCGGCGCGCGCAAGGTTCCGGTGTTCCTGAAGATCGCCCCGGACCTCAGCGAAGAGGGCATGGACGATATTGCAGCCGAAGCGCTGGCCCATCCGCTCGACGGGCTGATCGTGTCCAACACCACGCTGTCGCGGGACGGGCTCCGCGACGTCCGGCAGGCCGGCGAAGCGGGCGGGCTTTCCGGCAAGCCGCTGTTTGCGGCCTCCACCATCGTGCTTGCCAAGATGCGCCGGCGCCTGGGACCCGGCCTGCCGATCATCGGCGTCGGCGGGGTTCACAATCTTGAGACAGCGGTGGCCAAGATCGAAGCCGGCGCCGATCTCGTGCAGCTCTATTCCGGAATGGTCTATCAAGGACCGAGCCTGCCCGGCCGGATCGTGCGCGGCCTTTCCAAGCTGTGCGACGCGCGTGGCCTCACCTCGATCCGCGAGCTGCGCAACAGCCAGACCGATCACTGGGCCGCGAAAGCCTGA
- a CDS encoding MATE family efflux transporter yields MRIESDTAPAGEARHAGGPFLVTNRLILSIAVPMTLGFLTTPLLGLVDTAVIGHLGDAILLAGLAVGAVIFDLIFTTFNFLRSATTGLVAQAYGRGDQVEEQAVFWRSLVIALGSGLVLALASPLLLWLGLLVLSPGPEVEAVTRTYFFWRIVAAPASLANYAILGYVLGRGQGTLGLVLQTLINGVNIVLSITLGLVLGWGVAGVAIATMTGEIAGALIGFTLVFSRFDRRFRPPLARLRDPARLRLLFSLNRDIMIRSFVLLATFLLMTRVGTGFGPVTLAANAVLMTIFMVAGYYLDGLANAAEQLTGRAIGARYRPAFDRALKMTAVWSFALAALTTLIFFLIGTFVVETLTTAEDVRAVATLYLPWAAITALTGALAFLMDGVFIGATWSRDMRNMMIAAFLVYLAAIAVLVPAFGNHGLWAALNLFLVCRGLFLLRLVPRRAAQAFAAQ; encoded by the coding sequence ATGCGCATCGAGAGCGACACCGCGCCCGCCGGCGAAGCCCGCCACGCGGGCGGCCCCTTTCTCGTCACCAACCGGCTGATCCTGTCGATCGCGGTGCCGATGACGCTCGGCTTCCTGACCACGCCGCTGCTCGGCCTCGTCGATACGGCGGTTATCGGCCATTTGGGCGATGCGATCCTGCTGGCGGGCCTGGCCGTCGGCGCCGTCATCTTCGACCTCATTTTCACCACCTTCAACTTCCTGCGCTCGGCCACGACCGGCCTCGTCGCCCAGGCCTATGGGCGCGGCGACCAAGTGGAGGAGCAGGCGGTGTTCTGGCGCTCGCTCGTCATCGCGCTCGGCTCCGGCCTGGTGCTGGCGCTTGCCTCGCCATTGCTGCTGTGGCTGGGGCTGCTGGTGCTTTCGCCGGGGCCGGAGGTGGAGGCGGTCACGCGCACCTATTTCTTCTGGCGCATCGTGGCGGCACCCGCTTCGCTCGCCAATTATGCGATCCTTGGCTATGTGCTCGGCCGCGGGCAGGGCACGCTCGGCCTCGTGCTCCAGACGCTGATCAACGGCGTCAACATCGTGCTGTCGATCACGCTTGGCCTCGTGCTCGGCTGGGGCGTGGCGGGTGTCGCCATCGCCACCATGACCGGCGAGATCGCCGGGGCGCTGATCGGGTTCACCCTCGTCTTCTCGCGGTTCGACCGGCGGTTCCGCCCGCCGCTGGCGCGCCTGCGCGATCCGGCACGGTTGCGGCTGCTGTTCAGCCTCAACCGCGACATCATGATCCGCTCCTTCGTCCTGCTGGCGACCTTCCTGCTCATGACCCGCGTCGGCACCGGCTTCGGCCCGGTCACGTTGGCCGCCAATGCGGTACTGATGACGATCTTCATGGTCGCCGGCTATTATCTGGACGGGCTCGCCAACGCGGCCGAGCAACTGACGGGACGGGCCATCGGCGCGCGCTATCGCCCCGCCTTCGACCGGGCGCTGAAGATGACGGCGGTGTGGTCCTTCGCGCTCGCCGCGCTGACGACGCTGATCTTCTTCCTGATCGGCACCTTTGTGGTGGAAACGCTGACGACGGCCGAGGATGTGCGGGCGGTGGCCACGCTCTACCTGCCCTGGGCGGCCATCACCGCGCTCACCGGAGCGCTCGCCTTCCTGATGGATGGCGTCTTCATCGGCGCCACCTGGTCGCGCGACATGCGCAACATGATGATCGCCGCCTTCCTCGTCTATCTGGCAGCCATTGCGGTGCTGGTCCCGGCTTTCGGCAATCACGGCCTCTGGGCAGCGCTCAACCTGTTTCTTGTCTGCCGCGGGCTCTTCCTGCTCCGGCTGGTCCCGCGCCGTGCGGCTCAGGCTTTCGCGGCCCAGTGA
- a CDS encoding PAS domain-containing hybrid sensor histidine kinase/response regulator, whose protein sequence is MLSGSVIFGTAFAYLLLLFAVAAYGDRKARTAAGGRPLVYALSLAIYCTSWTYFGGVGLAAQRGLEFTGIYIGPILMFTLGLPVIRRIIALAKSERLTSVADFVGARYGKNPAVAAIVALISLVGAIPYIALQLKAVSGSVAALVDTSGYGIGAHMMGAQITGPQGFVELPLLVTLFLACFAIIFGTRHTDATEHQDGLILAIAMESVVKLVALVAVGLYVVFALFDGPADLMARAAADAQVMAAVSYETPLPRWILLIGLSSVAIVLLPRQFHVTVVENRSDRELRTAGLLFPLYLIAINLFVLPVAVAGMLTFKGEGVADLYLLTLPLAHGNPALTMIAFIGGFSAATAMVIVASVALSIMISNDIVMPVFLRRKLLGRGVPRDMAGLLLNVRRGAIFAVLLLGYAYYRAADMSAGLASLGLLSFAAIAQMAPALFGGLVWRQANARGAIAGMTFGFLAWAYLLFLPSLGGPDYSGVAAALLSFLFPFADTFSGPGADPLVNATALSLIINGLAYVLFSLSRAPKPLERLQAGIFIRRASRSERAFGGRKTKITVSDLKTTIARYLGEERMLRSFHSYETRIGRRLADHQVADMALVTFSEQLLGSAIGSSSARLVLSLVLQRLDDASSDTAWLLDQASEALHYNQDMLQTALSQMDQGIAVFDSANRLIIWNRRFRHLLDLPESTGQVGVPLSEIVAILEARGDGVRDGSDPLSTSFLTLEKPFQLSLGGGERIVEVRSNAMPDKGLVTTCTDITQRVAADMALKQANETLEARVAERTAELTRVNREVAEARAAAEEANNGKTRFFAAAGHDILQPLNAARLYSSALVERLGETDDRALVHNIDSSLESVETILGAVLDLSRLDTGAMKPRLQTVPLNEFLRRIETDFAPVARARGLRLTVMPTQLSVRTDPNLLRRLVQNLVSNAIKYTPEGRVLVGVRRRGGQALIEVYDTGIGIPASKFRTVFKEFARLDEGARTASGLGLGLSIVDRISRVLHHAVELQSTPGRGTRFRVGVPLDTAVATPRRRSAKPLPASTPLTGLRVLCIDNEPAILDGMRVLLENWGCQVALAASREEGEAAARAACPDAIVADYHLDQATGLSAIAAVRALSGAALPALLITADRSAEVRAAAERDGVALQNKPVRPAALRAWLTQASLAQRAAAE, encoded by the coding sequence ATGCTGTCCGGCTCGGTGATCTTCGGCACCGCCTTCGCCTATCTGCTGCTGCTCTTCGCGGTCGCGGCCTATGGGGACCGCAAGGCCCGCACGGCGGCGGGCGGCAGGCCGCTCGTCTATGCGCTGAGCCTGGCGATCTACTGCACCTCCTGGACCTATTTCGGCGGGGTCGGCCTGGCGGCGCAACGCGGGCTGGAGTTCACCGGCATCTATATCGGCCCGATCCTGATGTTCACGCTCGGCCTGCCGGTCATCCGCCGGATCATCGCGCTCGCCAAGTCCGAGCGGCTGACCTCGGTCGCCGATTTCGTCGGCGCGCGCTACGGCAAGAACCCGGCCGTGGCGGCGATCGTCGCGCTGATTTCGCTCGTCGGCGCCATTCCCTATATCGCGCTGCAGCTCAAGGCCGTCTCGGGCTCCGTGGCGGCACTGGTCGATACCAGCGGCTACGGCATCGGCGCGCATATGATGGGCGCGCAGATCACCGGTCCGCAGGGCTTCGTCGAACTGCCCCTGCTCGTCACGCTGTTTCTCGCCTGTTTCGCCATCATTTTCGGGACGCGCCACACCGACGCGACCGAGCACCAGGACGGGCTGATCCTGGCGATCGCCATGGAATCGGTGGTCAAGCTGGTGGCCCTGGTAGCGGTCGGTCTCTATGTCGTCTTCGCGCTGTTCGACGGCCCGGCGGATCTGATGGCGCGCGCGGCAGCCGATGCGCAGGTCATGGCGGCGGTCTCCTACGAAACGCCGCTTCCCCGCTGGATCCTGCTGATCGGCCTCTCCTCGGTGGCGATCGTTCTGCTGCCGCGTCAGTTCCACGTCACCGTGGTGGAAAACCGCAGCGACCGGGAACTGCGAACCGCCGGCCTGCTCTTCCCGCTCTACCTGATCGCCATCAACCTGTTCGTGCTGCCGGTGGCGGTGGCCGGCATGCTGACCTTCAAGGGCGAAGGCGTGGCGGACCTCTATCTCCTGACCCTGCCGCTTGCCCATGGCAATCCGGCGCTGACCATGATCGCTTTCATCGGCGGGTTCTCGGCCGCTACCGCCATGGTCATCGTCGCCTCCGTGGCGCTGTCGATCATGATCTCCAACGACATCGTCATGCCGGTCTTCCTGCGCCGCAAGCTGCTTGGCCGCGGCGTGCCGCGCGACATGGCGGGGCTGCTGCTCAATGTGCGGCGCGGGGCAATTTTCGCCGTGCTCCTGCTGGGCTATGCCTATTATCGGGCAGCCGACATGTCTGCAGGGCTCGCGTCGCTCGGCCTGCTCTCTTTCGCGGCCATCGCGCAGATGGCGCCGGCGCTGTTCGGCGGCCTCGTCTGGCGCCAAGCCAATGCCCGGGGTGCCATTGCCGGCATGACCTTCGGCTTTCTTGCCTGGGCCTATCTCCTCTTCCTGCCGAGCCTCGGCGGACCGGATTATTCGGGCGTGGCCGCCGCTCTGCTTTCCTTCCTCTTTCCCTTCGCCGACACATTTTCCGGGCCCGGCGCCGATCCGCTGGTCAACGCAACGGCGCTCAGCCTGATTATCAACGGGCTCGCTTACGTGCTCTTCTCCCTCTCCCGCGCGCCGAAGCCTTTGGAGAGGCTGCAGGCCGGCATCTTCATCCGCCGGGCCTCGCGCAGCGAACGCGCCTTTGGCGGCCGCAAGACCAAGATCACCGTTTCGGACCTGAAGACCACCATCGCGCGCTATCTTGGCGAAGAGCGGATGCTCAGATCCTTCCACAGCTACGAGACCCGCATCGGCCGGCGGCTGGCGGATCACCAGGTCGCCGACATGGCGCTCGTCACCTTCTCCGAACAGCTGCTCGGCAGCGCCATCGGGTCTTCTTCCGCCCGCCTTGTGCTCTCGCTCGTGCTGCAGCGGCTGGATGACGCCTCGTCCGACACCGCCTGGCTGCTCGACCAGGCGAGCGAAGCCCTGCACTATAACCAAGACATGCTGCAGACCGCCCTGTCGCAGATGGACCAAGGGATCGCCGTCTTCGACAGTGCCAACCGGCTGATCATCTGGAACCGGAGGTTCCGCCATCTGCTGGACCTGCCGGAAAGCACCGGGCAGGTCGGCGTGCCCCTGAGCGAGATCGTCGCCATTCTCGAAGCCCGCGGCGACGGGGTGCGGGACGGGAGCGACCCGCTTTCGACCAGCTTCCTGACGCTGGAAAAGCCGTTCCAGCTCTCGCTTGGCGGCGGCGAGCGGATCGTGGAGGTGCGCAGCAATGCCATGCCGGACAAGGGGCTCGTCACCACCTGCACCGACATCACCCAGCGCGTGGCGGCCGACATGGCGCTGAAACAGGCCAACGAGACGCTGGAAGCGCGGGTGGCCGAGCGCACGGCGGAACTGACCCGGGTGAACCGCGAAGTGGCGGAAGCCCGCGCCGCGGCGGAAGAGGCCAACAATGGCAAGACCCGGTTCTTCGCCGCCGCCGGCCACGACATTCTCCAGCCGCTGAACGCCGCGCGCCTCTATTCCTCCGCCCTGGTGGAGCGTCTCGGCGAGACCGACGACCGCGCCCTGGTTCACAACATCGATTCCTCGCTGGAATCGGTCGAGACGATTCTCGGCGCCGTGCTCGATCTGTCGAGACTGGACACGGGGGCGATGAAACCGCGGCTGCAGACCGTACCGCTGAACGAGTTCCTGCGCCGGATCGAAACGGATTTCGCCCCCGTCGCAAGGGCCCGCGGCCTGAGGCTGACCGTGATGCCGACCCAGCTTTCGGTGCGCACCGACCCCAATCTCCTGCGCAGGCTGGTGCAGAACCTGGTGTCGAACGCGATCAAATACACGCCCGAAGGCCGCGTGCTCGTCGGCGTGCGGCGGCGCGGTGGCCAGGCACTGATCGAAGTCTACGACACCGGGATCGGCATTCCCGCTTCGAAGTTCCGCACGGTCTTCAAGGAGTTCGCCCGGCTGGACGAAGGCGCGCGCACGGCCTCCGGCCTCGGCCTCGGGCTGTCGATCGTCGATCGCATCTCGCGCGTGCTGCACCATGCGGTGGAGCTGCAGTCGACCCCTGGCCGCGGCACGCGGTTCCGCGTCGGCGTACCGCTCGACACGGCGGTTGCGACACCACGCCGCCGCTCGGCCAAACCGCTGCCCGCCTCGACGCCGCTAACGGGACTGCGGGTGCTGTGCATCGACAACGAGCCCGCCATTCTCGACGGCATGCGGGTGCTCTTGGAAAACTGGGGCTGCCAGGTGGCGCTGGCGGCATCGCGGGAAGAGGGCGAGGCGGCGGCCCGCGCCGCGTGCCCCGATGCGATCGTTGCCGACTACCATCTCGATCAGGCGACCGGGCTCAGCGCCATCGCCGCCGTGCGCGCCCTCTCCGGCGCCGCCCTCCCGGCTCTGCTGATCACGGCCGACCGTTCGGCGGAGGTGCGGGCTGCCGCGGAACGGGATGGCGTGGCGCTGCAGAACAAGCCGGTGCGCCCCGCCGCCCTGCGCGCCTGGCTGACCCAGGCTTCTCTCGCGCAGCGCGCCGCGGCCGAATGA
- a CDS encoding response regulator transcription factor, translated as MTDRMTIIVADDHPLFRGAMRQALASAAEGALIVEAGDFSAARAAAEAHPEADLLLLDLTMPGVSGLSGLMALRAEFPSLPIMVVSAHDDASTVERSLALGACGFLPKSSSIEDIRSGIETVMAGDVHAPEGIRRGGAEDADLRGLVQRLATLTPQQSRVLSMLAEGLLNKQIAYELGVSEATIKAHVSAILLKLNVDSRTQAVIQLARLTTVPA; from the coding sequence ATGACGGACAGGATGACGATCATCGTGGCGGACGATCATCCGCTGTTTCGCGGCGCCATGCGTCAGGCGCTTGCCAGTGCGGCCGAGGGCGCGCTGATCGTGGAGGCCGGCGATTTTTCGGCCGCGCGCGCGGCGGCCGAGGCTCATCCCGAGGCCGATCTTCTTCTACTCGATCTCACCATGCCGGGCGTCAGCGGCCTGTCCGGGCTGATGGCGTTGCGCGCCGAGTTTCCCTCGCTCCCGATCATGGTCGTTTCAGCCCATGACGATGCGTCGACGGTGGAGCGCAGCCTGGCGCTCGGCGCTTGCGGCTTCCTGCCCAAATCGTCGAGCATCGAGGACATCCGCTCAGGGATCGAGACCGTCATGGCCGGCGATGTCCATGCGCCGGAAGGCATCCGCAGAGGCGGGGCGGAGGATGCCGATCTTCGCGGCCTCGTCCAGCGGCTCGCGACCCTGACGCCGCAGCAGTCGCGCGTGCTCTCGATGTTGGCGGAAGGCCTGCTCAACAAGCAGATCGCCTATGAGCTCGGGGTTTCGGAGGCGACGATCAAGGCGCATGTCTCCGCCATCCTTCTCAAGCTCAATGTCGACAGCCGAACGCAGGCGGTGATCCAGCTGGCGCGGCTGACCACCGTTCCCGCCTGA